The DNA segment ATGTTAAACAGCTATTTAATCATGCACTAAATGAAAATATACTCATACAGCCAGGAGAAATATATGACCAAGAAGCGGCCAACCACATACGTTTTTCATATTCATATATTAAAAGAGATGAAATAGATTCAACTTTACAAAAATTAAGTGCTATTATCGAAAGGCTTATTTAATATACGCATTTGACATCTAATGAATTTAGCTATAACATTTAAGTAGTTACTTAAATGATTAAATGAGTAGTAGAAAGGTGTGTTTTATGAGGGATGTATTTAAAGCTTTGTCGGACCAGACTAGACGGGACATATTAGAAATGCTTAAAGATAAGAAGTTAACGGCGAGTGAAATTTCAAGTCATTTTGATATGAGTCAAGCGAGCGTATCTCAGCATTTGAAGATTTTGAAGTATAATGACCTAATTTATTCTGAGAGACAAGGTAAGTATATTTATTATCATTTGAATTTATCAGTATTTGAGGAAGTCATAAAGTGGATTACGCAATTTCATAAATAAAAAGGGGACATTGTATGAAAACACTTTTAAAAGAAACAAAGTTTACGTGGTCGATTATTGTATTGCACATTTTAACATGGTTATGTACATTACCATTTTTAAGAAAAGAGATACCTATGCAATATAGTTCAAATGGTGACGTTAATTGGTCAACGCACAAAGTATTAGCAGCGTTGTTTATGATTGGCCTAGCTATAGTGATATACTTTATTTCTAATATAAAATTGTTGAAAGATCATAAGCAACGAGCATATTCGCATACGTATCGTTTAAATAGCCTTCTGAATTCAATAATTCAACTGTTTGTATATATCATAAGTTTAATGATGATTTTAAAAGCATTTGGTTATAATATTTCTCCTCAATTTGTGACACCTATCATCGTAGGGATATTATTAATCGTCGTAGGTAATTATCTTCCCAAAGTTCCCAAAAACAACACGGTAGGTATAAGTAATAAATGGACAAGAAGTAGTGAAATGATTTGGAAAAAGACACACAGATTTACTTCACGTGTTTACTTAATTTGTGGAGTGATTTTAATATTACTCAGTATCTTTCATTTAATTAATACTACTGCCACAATAATTCTCATTATTATATTAGTGTTAATACCTGCACTTTATTCATTTATAAAGTATCGTAGTATAGCTGAAAATTAAAACGTTAACGAATGAACCACCTGAAAGTATTTAACTTACAGGTGGTTTTTAGTATGTCATATTATTTTTGTTGTTGCTTATTAATCATTACTTGAATATATAATCCAATCCATAACGTCACTGGATATGGTGTCGCTTCTTCAGTTAGCTTAATGTTATGCGTTTCACCTTTACGATTCGTAAAGCTATTTGTACTTAAATCCCATATCGAGCGATTAGATTTTAATATTTTTAGTTTATCTTCATTTGTTATTGTTGTTGAAGTAGAAAAGTAAGCATTGTGAAATTTGTATGTATGATGCTTATCTTTGAAGACAAAAGGTGTTTGTTGTTTAATTCCACCCTTAATTAGTCTTTCCATTTCAAGTGTCCCAATTTCTTTATCGTTTAAAAAGACTTGGTAATAAGGACGGATTTGGTATAATTTTGTTCTTTTTAATATGACTTTATTATTCATAGAAGTTACTTTAACACCTGTTGCAGAAATAAAGTTATAGTCACTTAACCATTTTAAAAAGTTATTATTAAAATAAGGTTTCCAAAGACCATCTTCTAACCCATGTATTTTAATATGCATATCACCAAATAAATAAAAAGGTGCTTGGTAAAAATATTCATTTTTACGTAAATAAGGGCTTTCCTCTTTCTCTGAAACTTCCTTTTTGAATTTATTTAAATTGTGTTTTCTAATATAAATTGCTGCAACTAAACAAATAATACTAGCTATCCAAAAAATTAAAACTACCATTGGATCAAAAACAGCTTTAAATAAACCGAATAAACTCCCGATCATTAAAATCGTAAAAAATAATGCATCTAAAAATAATATTAATATAGTCATTTTATCCCTCATTATTAAATTACTTATTTTTACCGTAACATATATTATTTTTAATAAGTGGTTTTTCTCTAAAATTGTTAACGTTTTCTTTATTTTAATTAACGCATAAGCGTTAGTGTGATAACCTTAAATTATTATGTCATTATTATATAAATTCAACTGCTTTGTTTTGCGCTTTTAAAATTAAAATTAATGCATTAATCATACCGTTGGAATTTATAATAATAGATGAATAAATATAATTTTATAAAAATAATCATAAGGACTTAAGGAGGAAACAGCTTGCTTAGCGTTACATTACATGAGTTGAAGAAACAGATGAAGAGCATTAAATCAATAATTGTTGTGTTCATCATCTTTGCAGTAACAGTTGGAGTGGCAGCGGGTGTGAAGAGATATGCTGCATTTATCGATATGCAGCCAGGCAATGATGTTTATACGACAGGGTTGATGTTAACCATATTGTTTGCAGGCCCATTATTTACTTTGTCATTGTCACATAACATTATTAATGAAGAAATGAAAACGAGAACGATACGCTTTATTGCTACGAAGACAAGTAGGACGAATATCATCATTGGTAAATATTTAAGTATTGTCATATTTTGGTTTATTTGTTTGTTAGTTTCTTTATTATTAATTATGATTTTTGCGCATCAGTTCTATTTTGTAAGAGGGTTTTCGTTATTTTCATTTGTTACATACTTTATCGGTTTAACAATTCTACTTTCAACATTGATAAAGAACCCATTAGTTACTAATTTGTTAGGTATATTTTTATCGATTATGTTTACAGTAGTTGGTATATGGTCAGCGGTATCCCACAATATCTTGCTAAAAATAATTAGTTTCATTACACCGTATCATTATCTTTTTTACGAAAATACTTCCCTATTTGCAGTCGGGCCAATTTTAATATCAATTATATTCGTCATTATTAGTATCTTAGTTATGAGAAAGAGGGATTTATAATGAATGCAATT comes from the Staphylococcus hsinchuensis genome and includes:
- a CDS encoding ABC transporter permease — its product is MLSVTLHELKKQMKSIKSIIVVFIIFAVTVGVAAGVKRYAAFIDMQPGNDVYTTGLMLTILFAGPLFTLSLSHNIINEEMKTRTIRFIATKTSRTNIIIGKYLSIVIFWFICLLVSLLLIMIFAHQFYFVRGFSLFSFVTYFIGLTILLSTLIKNPLVTNLLGIFLSIMFTVVGIWSAVSHNILLKIISFITPYHYLFYENTSLFAVGPILISIIFVIISILVMRKRDL
- a CDS encoding SdpI family protein, yielding MKTLLKETKFTWSIIVLHILTWLCTLPFLRKEIPMQYSSNGDVNWSTHKVLAALFMIGLAIVIYFISNIKLLKDHKQRAYSHTYRLNSLLNSIIQLFVYIISLMMILKAFGYNISPQFVTPIIVGILLIVVGNYLPKVPKNNTVGISNKWTRSSEMIWKKTHRFTSRVYLICGVILILLSIFHLINTTATIILIIILVLIPALYSFIKYRSIAEN
- a CDS encoding autorepressor SdpR family transcription factor, which gives rise to MRDVFKALSDQTRRDILEMLKDKKLTASEISSHFDMSQASVSQHLKILKYNDLIYSERQGKYIYYHLNLSVFEEVIKWITQFHK